In Dolichospermum flos-aquae CCAP 1403/13F, the following proteins share a genomic window:
- the rplR gene encoding 50S ribosomal protein L18: protein MKLTRKESKQRRHRRVRSKVNGSPERPRLSIFRSNEHIYAQLIDDAKQETIVAASTVEPELKSSIASGANCDASVQVGKLVAVRALEKGITKVVFDRGGNLYHGRVKALAEAAREAGLDF, encoded by the coding sequence ATGAAACTTACACGCAAAGAATCAAAACAACGTCGTCATCGGCGCGTTCGTAGCAAAGTCAACGGTTCCCCAGAACGTCCACGTTTGTCCATATTTCGATCCAATGAGCATATTTATGCTCAATTGATTGATGATGCCAAGCAGGAAACTATAGTAGCGGCATCAACCGTAGAACCAGAATTGAAATCTAGCATCGCTTCCGGTGCCAACTGTGACGCATCAGTGCAAGTTGGTAAACTGGTAGCTGTCCGCGCCCTAGAAAAAGGCATCACTAAAGTCGTTTTTGACCGTGGTGGCAACCTCTATCATGGTCGCGTCAAAGCCTTAGCCGAGGCGGCACGCGAGGCTGGTTTAGATTTCTAA
- the rplF gene encoding 50S ribosomal protein L6, with protein sequence MSRIGKRPITIPAKVQVAIDGVKVVVKGPKGELSRQLPRNVIVSQEGETLIVTRRDETRTSRQMHGLSRTLVANMVEGVSQGFQRRLEIQGVGYRAQLQGSNLVLNMGYSHQVQIEPPAGIQFAVEGTTNVIVSGYDKEIVGNTAAKIRAVRPPEPYKGKGIRYAGEVVRRKAGKTGKGGKK encoded by the coding sequence ATGTCTCGTATTGGTAAACGTCCAATTACCATTCCCGCCAAAGTGCAAGTGGCGATTGATGGTGTCAAAGTAGTAGTGAAAGGTCCTAAAGGCGAACTTTCCCGTCAACTACCTAGAAATGTCATAGTCTCCCAAGAAGGAGAAACATTGATAGTTACTCGTCGGGATGAAACCCGTACCTCCAGACAAATGCACGGTTTGAGCCGCACCCTAGTGGCCAACATGGTGGAGGGAGTATCCCAGGGTTTTCAACGTCGCTTGGAAATCCAAGGGGTTGGTTATCGCGCCCAACTTCAAGGCAGTAACCTAGTTTTAAATATGGGTTATAGCCATCAAGTCCAAATTGAACCTCCAGCAGGAATTCAATTTGCGGTAGAAGGGACAACTAATGTCATAGTCAGCGGTTATGACAAAGAAATTGTCGGCAACACAGCAGCTAAAATTCGTGCCGTTCGTCCACCTGAACCCTACAAAGGTAAAGGTATTCGCTATGCAGGTGAAGTGGTCAGACGCAAAGCTGGTAAGACTGGTAAGGGTGGTAAGAAGTAA
- the rpsH gene encoding 30S ribosomal protein S8, translating into MAANDTIADMLTRIRNANMARHQTTQVPATKMTRNIAKVLREEGFIAEVEEAGEGIKRNLVISLKYKGKNRQPLITALKRVSKPGLRVYSNRKELPRVLGGIGIAIISTSSGIMTDREARRQNLGGEVLCHVW; encoded by the coding sequence ATGGCGGCTAACGACACAATTGCAGATATGCTGACGCGCATCCGCAATGCCAATATGGCAAGGCATCAAACTACGCAAGTACCAGCTACAAAGATGACTCGTAATATTGCCAAGGTACTGCGAGAAGAAGGCTTCATTGCGGAAGTTGAAGAAGCAGGAGAAGGAATTAAGCGGAACCTAGTTATTTCCCTGAAATACAAAGGTAAAAATCGCCAACCCCTAATCACTGCCCTAAAACGAGTGAGTAAACCAGGTTTGCGTGTTTATTCCAATAGAAAAGAATTACCAAGAGTGCTAGGCGGTATCGGTATTGCCATTATTTCTACATCCAGTGGGATTATGACTGACCGCGAAGCACGCCGCCAAAATCTAGGCGGTGAAGTGCTTTGCCACGTTTGGTAG
- the rplE gene encoding 50S ribosomal protein L5, with amino-acid sequence MAKTRLKTVYQETITPKLITQFEYTNVHQVPKVIKITINRGLGESAQNAKSLEASISEIALITGQKPVVTRAKKAIAGFKIRQGMPVGIMVTLRGERMYAFLDRLINLTLPRIRDFRGISPKSFDGRGNYTLGVREQLIFPEVEYDRIDQVRGLDISIITTAKTDEEGRALLKEMGMPFRDQ; translated from the coding sequence ATGGCGAAAACACGACTTAAAACCGTATATCAAGAGACAATTACTCCCAAATTGATTACTCAGTTTGAATACACCAACGTGCATCAAGTGCCTAAGGTGATTAAGATAACTATCAACAGAGGTTTGGGAGAATCTGCTCAAAACGCTAAATCACTAGAGGCATCTATCAGCGAAATTGCCCTGATTACTGGACAAAAACCTGTGGTAACACGGGCAAAGAAAGCGATCGCCGGCTTTAAAATTCGTCAAGGCATGCCTGTAGGGATTATGGTGACACTAAGAGGCGAACGGATGTACGCTTTCTTAGATCGTCTGATTAACCTCACACTGCCCAGAATCAGAGACTTTCGTGGGATCAGCCCCAAAAGCTTTGACGGCCGTGGCAACTACACTCTAGGTGTGCGGGAACAGCTAATTTTTCCAGAAGTGGAATATGACAGAATCGATCAAGTCCGGGGTTTAGATATTTCTATCATTACTACGGCAAAAACCGACGAAGAGGGCCGCGCCTTACTTAAGGAAATGGGAATGCCCTTTCGCGATCAATAA
- the rplX gene encoding 50S ribosomal protein L24 produces MAKRPQPKVFHKMHVKTGDTVQVIAGKDKGKVGEVIKALPQLSKVLVKGVNFKTKHVKPQQEGESGQIVTQEYPIHSSNVMLYSTKQNVASRVCYTFTAEGKKVRMLKKTGEILTN; encoded by the coding sequence ATGGCAAAGCGCCCACAACCCAAAGTTTTTCATAAAATGCACGTCAAAACCGGTGATACTGTCCAAGTCATCGCTGGCAAAGATAAGGGTAAAGTTGGGGAAGTGATTAAAGCACTACCACAATTGAGCAAAGTCCTTGTCAAAGGTGTCAACTTTAAAACCAAGCACGTGAAACCTCAACAAGAAGGTGAATCAGGGCAAATAGTCACCCAGGAGTACCCCATTCATAGCTCCAATGTGATGCTCTATTCCACCAAGCAAAACGTCGCTAGTCGCGTTTGCTACACTTTCACCGCCGAAGGCAAGAAAGTGAGAATGCTCAAAAAAACAGGCGAAATTCTCACCAATTAA
- the rplN gene encoding 50S ribosomal protein L14: MIQPQSYLNVADNSGAKKLMCIRVLGAGNRRYGGVGDRIIAVVKESSPNMAVKKSDVVEAVIVRTRKAISRDSGMAIRFDDNAAVIINKEGNPRGTRVFGPVARELRDKNFTKIVSLAPEVL; the protein is encoded by the coding sequence GTGATTCAACCCCAATCTTATCTGAATGTCGCAGATAATAGCGGTGCTAAAAAACTAATGTGCATCCGCGTATTAGGTGCAGGTAACCGCCGTTATGGTGGCGTAGGCGATAGAATTATCGCTGTTGTCAAAGAGTCTTCACCCAACATGGCTGTAAAAAAGTCAGATGTTGTAGAAGCAGTAATTGTGCGTACTCGTAAAGCTATTAGTCGTGACAGTGGCATGGCTATCCGTTTTGACGATAACGCCGCAGTGATTATCAATAAAGAAGGTAATCCTAGAGGTACAAGGGTATTTGGTCCGGTAGCTCGTGAACTGCGCGACAAAAACTTTACTAAAATTGTTTCTCTGGCTCCGGAGGTGCTGTAA
- the rpsQ gene encoding 30S ribosomal protein S17, giving the protein MAVKERVGLVVSDKMQKTVVVAIENRAPHPKYGKIVVQTRRYKVHDEENTCKIGDRVRIQETRPLSKTKRWQVKEILNIKAT; this is encoded by the coding sequence ATGGCAGTCAAAGAACGAGTTGGCTTGGTAGTGAGCGATAAAATGCAAAAAACTGTGGTAGTAGCCATAGAAAACCGCGCTCCTCACCCCAAGTACGGCAAAATCGTAGTTCAAACCCGCCGCTATAAAGTTCACGACGAAGAGAATACTTGCAAAATAGGCGACCGGGTGCGGATTCAGGAAACTAGACCCCTGAGCAAAACCAAGCGTTGGCAAGTCAAAGAAATCCTGAACATTAAAGCTACTTAG
- the rpmC gene encoding 50S ribosomal protein L29 produces the protein MPLPKISEARELNDERLAEEIVAVKRQLFQLRLQKATRQLEKPHQFKHARHRLSQLLTVEGERKRAASLSDQEQK, from the coding sequence ATGCCTCTTCCCAAGATTTCAGAAGCTAGAGAATTAAATGACGAACGGTTGGCTGAAGAAATTGTCGCTGTGAAAAGACAACTATTCCAGTTGCGCTTACAAAAAGCCACTAGACAATTAGAAAAGCCTCACCAGTTCAAACACGCACGCCATCGGCTCTCCCAATTACTGACAGTAGAAGGAGAACGGAAACGGGCAGCGAGTCTTTCAGATCAAGAACAAAAGTAG
- the rplP gene encoding 50S ribosomal protein L16: protein MLSPRRTKFRKQQRGRMEGLASRGSTLNFGDFGLQAQEPSWITSRQIEASRRAMTRYIRRGGKIWIRIFPDKPITMRPAETRMGSGKGNPEFWVAVVKPGRIMFEIGGVTEEIARESMRLADSKLPIKTKFITRSQPQEQE, encoded by the coding sequence ATGTTAAGTCCTAGAAGAACTAAATTCCGCAAACAACAACGCGGACGCATGGAAGGTCTTGCCAGCCGAGGCAGTACCCTCAACTTTGGGGACTTTGGACTCCAAGCCCAAGAACCATCTTGGATTACCTCACGGCAAATCGAGGCTTCCCGTCGGGCAATGACTCGGTATATTCGCCGGGGTGGCAAAATCTGGATTCGGATTTTCCCTGACAAACCAATCACCATGCGTCCTGCTGAAACCCGGATGGGTTCTGGTAAAGGTAACCCAGAGTTTTGGGTAGCTGTAGTCAAACCAGGCCGGATCATGTTTGAAATTGGCGGCGTTACTGAAGAAATTGCCCGCGAATCCATGCGATTAGCTGACAGTAAGTTACCAATTAAGACCAAGTTTATTACCCGCTCTCAACCACAGGAGCAGGAGTAG
- the rpsC gene encoding 30S ribosomal protein S3: MGQKIHPVGFRLGITQEHQSRWFAEPDRYPELLQEDYKLRQYIEQKLGRYAQNNAGISEVRIERKADQIDLEVRTARPGVVVGRGGQGIESLRLGLQGALGGNRQIRINVVEVQRVDADAYLIAEYIAQQLERRVSFRRVVRQAIQRAQRAGVQGIKVQVGGRLNGAEIARSEWTREGRVPLHTLRADIDYSGCTAKTVYGILGIKVWVFKGEIIPGQEQAPAQPARDRERGDRDREREPRRRQQQRRRQQFEDRSNEA; this comes from the coding sequence GTGGGACAGAAAATTCATCCAGTCGGCTTTCGACTGGGTATAACTCAAGAACACCAATCCCGTTGGTTTGCAGAACCTGACCGTTATCCAGAACTTCTCCAAGAAGACTACAAACTCCGTCAATACATTGAGCAAAAACTAGGTAGATACGCTCAAAATAACGCCGGTATTTCCGAAGTGAGAATTGAGCGCAAAGCTGATCAAATTGACCTAGAAGTCCGCACAGCTAGGCCAGGTGTGGTTGTAGGTCGTGGTGGTCAAGGTATTGAATCATTGCGTCTTGGACTACAAGGAGCTTTGGGTGGTAATCGCCAAATTCGCATTAACGTTGTTGAAGTCCAACGAGTTGATGCTGATGCTTACCTGATTGCTGAATACATTGCTCAACAATTAGAACGTCGGGTTTCCTTCCGCCGAGTTGTGCGTCAAGCAATTCAACGCGCTCAAAGAGCAGGTGTCCAAGGAATCAAAGTTCAAGTCGGTGGTCGGCTCAACGGTGCAGAAATTGCCCGCTCAGAGTGGACTCGTGAAGGTAGAGTTCCTCTCCACACCTTACGCGCTGACATTGACTATTCTGGCTGCACCGCTAAGACAGTTTACGGAATTCTCGGAATTAAAGTTTGGGTCTTTAAAGGCGAAATTATTCCTGGACAGGAACAAGCTCCCGCTCAACCAGCTAGAGACCGTGAACGTGGAGATCGTGACCGTGAACGCGAACCCCGTCGCCGACAACAACAACGTCGTCGTCAACAGTTTGAAGACCGCTCCAATGAAGCCTAG
- the rplV gene encoding 50S ribosomal protein L22, with the protein MATDTTEVKAIARYIRISPYKVRRVLDQIRGRSYREALILLEFMPYGACDPILKVLRSAAANAEHNAGLDRSSLVISQAYADQGPVLKRFQPRAQGRAYQIRKPTCHITVAVSAVATAE; encoded by the coding sequence ATGGCAACTGACACTACTGAAGTTAAGGCAATCGCCCGCTATATACGCATTTCTCCCTATAAAGTGCGCCGTGTACTTGATCAAATTCGCGGCCGTTCATACAGAGAAGCACTAATATTGCTCGAATTTATGCCCTATGGCGCTTGTGACCCCATCTTAAAGGTTCTCAGAAGTGCCGCAGCTAATGCCGAGCATAATGCTGGTTTAGACAGATCCAGTTTGGTGATCAGTCAAGCCTATGCCGACCAAGGACCAGTGCTAAAACGGTTTCAACCCAGAGCGCAAGGTCGAGCTTACCAAATTCGCAAACCAACGTGTCATATCACTGTTGCTGTTTCCGCGGTTGCTACTGCTGAGTAA
- the rpsS gene encoding 30S ribosomal protein S19, whose protein sequence is MGRSLKKGPFVADHLLKKIEKLNAKDEKQVVKTWSRASTILPLMVGHTIAVHNGRQHIPVFVNEQMVGHKLGEFAPTRTYRGHGKSDKKSGR, encoded by the coding sequence ATGGGTCGTTCTTTAAAAAAAGGTCCTTTTGTTGCTGACCATCTGCTCAAGAAAATTGAGAAGTTAAACGCAAAAGATGAAAAACAAGTGGTCAAAACTTGGTCGAGAGCTTCGACAATTTTGCCCTTGATGGTAGGTCATACTATCGCTGTTCACAATGGACGGCAGCACATTCCCGTATTTGTCAATGAACAAATGGTCGGTCATAAGTTAGGAGAATTTGCTCCTACCCGTACCTACAGAGGTCATGGTAAAAGTGACAAAAAATCAGGGAGATAG
- the rplB gene encoding 50S ribosomal protein L2 — MGTRSYRPYTSSTRQVIISDFAEITKTEPEKSLTESVHRPKGRNNQGRITSRRRGGGHKQLYRIIDFKRDKRNIPATVTAIEYDPNRNARIALVLYEDGEKRYILQTNGMTVGTKIIAGPESPIEDGNALPLSNMPLGTSVHNVEMTPGKGGQIVRAAGAVAQVVAKEGNYVTLKLPSGEVRLIRRDCYATIGQVGNTDARNLSGGKAGRNRWKGRRPKVRGSAMNPVDHPHGGGEGRAPIGRSGPVTPWGKPTLGAKTRNRKKASTKLIIRRRRKSSKRGRGGRQS, encoded by the coding sequence ATGGGTACTCGTTCTTATCGCCCTTATACCTCCAGTACTCGCCAAGTTATCATCTCCGATTTTGCCGAAATTACGAAAACTGAGCCAGAAAAATCATTAACTGAATCAGTTCATCGTCCTAAAGGTCGGAACAATCAAGGGCGGATAACCAGCCGTCGTCGGGGTGGCGGACACAAGCAACTATACCGCATTATCGACTTTAAGCGAGATAAGCGGAATATCCCCGCTACAGTTACAGCCATTGAATACGATCCTAACCGCAATGCGCGGATCGCTTTAGTGTTGTACGAAGATGGCGAAAAACGCTACATATTGCAAACAAATGGCATGACTGTAGGCACAAAGATAATTGCTGGACCTGAGTCTCCTATCGAAGATGGTAATGCCTTACCTCTATCGAATATGCCCTTGGGTACTAGTGTTCACAACGTCGAAATGACACCAGGTAAAGGTGGTCAAATCGTGCGGGCCGCTGGTGCAGTAGCTCAAGTTGTCGCTAAAGAAGGCAACTATGTAACCTTAAAGTTACCTTCAGGTGAAGTCCGGTTGATTCGGCGTGATTGCTACGCCACCATTGGACAAGTCGGTAATACAGACGCCAGAAACCTCAGTGGTGGAAAAGCTGGACGAAATCGCTGGAAAGGCCGTCGTCCCAAGGTGAGAGGTAGTGCCATGAACCCAGTGGATCACCCACATGGTGGTGGTGAAGGTAGAGCGCCTATCGGTAGATCCGGTCCTGTCACACCTTGGGGTAAACCCACTTTAGGGGCTAAGACACGGAATCGCAAGAAAGCCAGCACTAAATTGATTATCCGTCGTCGCCGCAAATCATCTAAACGTGGTCGTGGTGGTCGTCAGTCCTAA
- a CDS encoding 50S ribosomal protein L23 codes for MPKVVATRDLPDLVRRPILTEKATMLMEQNKYVFEVIPKATKPQIRAAIEDLFAVKVVKVNTANPPRKQKRVGRFIGYKPQYKRAIVTVAPGDEEKIRKVLFPEV; via the coding sequence GTGCCTAAAGTAGTTGCCACCCGTGATCTACCGGATTTAGTGCGTCGCCCCATTCTCACCGAAAAAGCGACCATGCTCATGGAACAAAACAAATACGTGTTTGAAGTCATTCCTAAAGCCACTAAGCCACAAATTAGAGCCGCCATTGAAGACCTATTTGCAGTTAAGGTCGTCAAAGTCAATACCGCCAACCCTCCACGCAAACAAAAACGCGTAGGTAGATTTATTGGTTATAAACCCCAATACAAGCGAGCTATTGTCACCGTTGCTCCTGGGGACGAAGAAAAAATCAGAAAAGTTCTCTTCCCAGAAGTTTAA
- the rplD gene encoding 50S ribosomal protein L4, translating into MVESVIKNWQGEQVGETSFDLRVAKETTAAHIVHRALVRQMTNSRQGTASTKTRAEVRGGGRKPWRQKGTGRARAGSIRSPLWRGGGVIFGPKPRDFDLKMNRKERRLALRTAFVGRAEDLIVVEEFSNELQRPKTKDLVAALARWGAAPEQKTLLILSEIAENVLLSARNIENLKLIPADQLNVYDLLHADKIIVTSSTLDKIQEVYSA; encoded by the coding sequence ATGGTAGAGAGTGTAATTAAAAATTGGCAAGGAGAGCAAGTCGGAGAGACAAGCTTCGACCTCCGGGTTGCCAAAGAAACAACAGCGGCGCATATCGTGCACCGCGCCCTAGTCAGACAAATGACCAATTCTCGCCAGGGAACTGCCAGCACTAAAACTCGTGCAGAAGTTCGTGGTGGTGGTCGTAAACCTTGGCGGCAAAAAGGCACAGGTCGCGCCCGTGCTGGTTCTATCCGTTCACCATTATGGCGTGGTGGTGGTGTGATCTTTGGACCAAAACCCAGAGATTTCGACCTAAAAATGAACCGTAAAGAACGCCGTTTGGCATTGCGGACAGCATTTGTTGGCCGTGCTGAAGATTTAATAGTTGTTGAAGAATTTAGCAACGAGTTACAGCGTCCTAAAACCAAGGATCTCGTAGCAGCATTAGCTAGATGGGGTGCTGCACCAGAACAAAAGACACTGTTGATTTTGTCTGAAATAGCAGAAAACGTGCTTTTATCAGCCCGTAACATCGAAAACTTAAAACTGATTCCCGCTGACCAGTTAAACGTTTACGACTTGCTCCACGCTGACAAAATTATCGTCACATCATCAACCCTAGATAAGATCCAGGAGGTCTACAGTGCCTAA
- the rplC gene encoding 50S ribosomal protein L3 has translation MSVGILGTKLGMTQIFDEAGVSIPVTVIKAGPCTVTQVKTKQTDGYSAIQVGYGEVKPKSLNRPLLGHLAKSSAPPVRHLNEYRTDSTGDYALGQEIKADIFSAGEIVDVVGTSIGRGFAGNQKRNNFARGPMSHGSKNHRAPGSIGAGTTPGRVYPGKRMAGRLGGTRVTIRKLTVIRVDAERNLIIIKGAIPGKPGALVSVVPATIVGKK, from the coding sequence GTGTCTGTAGGTATTCTCGGCACCAAGCTGGGCATGACCCAAATATTTGATGAAGCAGGAGTCTCCATTCCTGTTACCGTCATCAAAGCCGGTCCATGCACCGTTACACAAGTTAAAACGAAACAGACCGACGGTTACTCTGCCATTCAGGTTGGTTATGGCGAAGTTAAACCCAAGTCACTGAACAGACCATTGTTGGGACATTTGGCTAAATCCTCCGCCCCACCAGTCCGTCATCTGAATGAATATCGCACCGATAGCACTGGTGATTATGCTTTAGGTCAAGAAATTAAAGCAGATATTTTTAGTGCTGGTGAAATTGTAGATGTAGTTGGTACAAGTATTGGTCGCGGTTTTGCCGGTAACCAGAAGCGTAACAACTTTGCTCGCGGTCCCATGTCACACGGTTCCAAAAACCATAGAGCGCCAGGTTCTATCGGTGCTGGGACAACCCCAGGTCGTGTTTATCCCGGTAAAAGGATGGCAGGACGTTTGGGCGGTACTCGTGTCACAATTCGCAAACTGACAGTAATACGAGTAGATGCAGAACGCAACTTAATCATCATTAAAGGAGCTATTCCTGGCAAACCAGGAGCTTTAGTGAGCGTCGTTCCTGCAACTATAGTTGGCAAAAAATAG
- a CDS encoding NAD(P)H-quinone oxidoreductase subunit N produces MALITTGNGFIRNLEKFGALGVYVPLEGGYEGRYLRRLRATGYVALHITARGLGDVAAYLMQVHGVRPPHLGKRSNSSGAAVGDVYYLPPMISSHLAQLPPKSKGLVLWIIEGNILSDQEVEYLMNLPKLEPRVKVVIERGGDRIFRWTPLEKTLLAS; encoded by the coding sequence ATGGCACTAATTACCACTGGCAACGGTTTCATCCGCAATTTGGAGAAATTTGGGGCGTTGGGTGTTTATGTTCCTCTGGAGGGGGGCTATGAAGGTCGCTATCTGCGCCGATTACGGGCGACTGGCTATGTTGCATTGCATATTACTGCGAGGGGACTGGGTGATGTGGCTGCGTATCTGATGCAAGTTCATGGTGTCAGACCACCACATTTAGGCAAAAGAAGCAATAGTAGTGGTGCGGCGGTGGGTGATGTATATTATTTACCACCAATGATCAGTTCTCATTTGGCACAATTACCTCCTAAGTCTAAGGGGTTGGTGTTGTGGATTATTGAGGGAAATATTCTTTCTGATCAGGAAGTTGAGTATTTGATGAATTTGCCTAAGTTAGAACCACGGGTTAAGGTGGTAATTGAGAGAGGTGGCGATCGCATTTTCCGCTGGACACCTTTGGAAAAGACACTGTTAGCTAGTTAA
- a CDS encoding Uma2 family endonuclease: protein MVSTITKPNNITPETTPAEQRVVFHDISWQNYQQILAALGQSRSSRLIYDQGTLEITMPLEEHESATRLIELFIRILVEEMGLKIKTMGSTTLNRDDLQRSAEPDNCYYIQNQPQVVGKKVDLNQDPPPDLIVEVDITHTDINKLAFYASMGVPEFWRYNGEIVLFYQLQNHQYVEGEKSPTFSIITKEKLYQFLQDCQIDEVQASKSFRTWVQQEIQN from the coding sequence ATGGTTAGTACAATCACTAAACCAAACAATATTACCCCAGAAACTACCCCCGCAGAACAGCGAGTAGTTTTTCACGATATCAGTTGGCAAAATTATCAGCAAATTTTAGCAGCATTAGGGCAAAGTCGTTCCTCTCGACTTATCTATGATCAAGGGACATTAGAAATCACCATGCCATTAGAAGAACATGAAAGTGCTACCAGATTAATTGAACTATTCATCCGCATTTTGGTAGAAGAAATGGGTTTAAAAATTAAAACAATGGGTTCAACTACCTTAAATCGTGATGATTTACAAAGAAGCGCTGAACCGGATAACTGTTATTACATTCAAAATCAACCTCAAGTAGTTGGGAAAAAAGTTGATTTAAACCAAGATCCACCACCAGACTTAATTGTGGAAGTAGATATTACTCATACTGACATCAATAAACTTGCTTTTTATGCCAGCATGGGAGTACCAGAATTTTGGCGTTATAACGGTGAAATAGTGCTATTTTATCAACTTCAAAATCATCAATATGTTGAAGGAGAAAAAAGTCCCACATTTTCTATAATCACCAAAGAAAAACTTTATCAATTTTTGCAAGATTGCCAAATAGATGAAGTGCAAGCTAGTAAATCTTTCCGTACTTGGGTACAACAGGAAATACAGAATTAA
- a CDS encoding ATP-binding protein: protein MNLNLSTPLQLIGRSVEFQRIIEILAKDGDLLITGVPGSGRRTLVRGAAQEVNTVILEIDCIRATEAERFVQLLAEAISQNWEAEKIQIWLNENTSEFFTFNSESQLKLIRSLEQEQLWQAFASLLDLLEIMAVDLNHRILLILESFPHIRSWDRHGLWETTFRKEVKAYPHVSYVLIATIAESSQHSDDTNYPLETIQLAPLAKDILALWAREILHTQGFTFDCHSQALQLFLEAVQGHIGDGMAIIRRLSASRCADGLIREEDVQKAIAGLLRDLSMTYESLLMLLPANQVHLLESLAIDPTDKPQSKEYIQKHGLSRGGSLQGALTGLQHKGLIYDAEHGYRLAMPLLALWLRERLS, encoded by the coding sequence GTGAATTTAAATTTGTCTACTCCCTTACAATTAATTGGACGTTCTGTAGAGTTTCAGCGGATTATTGAAATACTGGCAAAGGATGGTGATTTGTTAATTACTGGAGTCCCTGGTAGTGGGAGACGCACTTTAGTGAGAGGTGCAGCACAGGAGGTGAATACAGTTATCTTGGAAATAGACTGCATTCGCGCTACAGAAGCAGAGAGATTTGTGCAACTATTAGCGGAAGCGATTAGTCAAAATTGGGAAGCGGAAAAAATTCAAATCTGGTTAAATGAAAATACTTCGGAATTTTTTACTTTTAATTCTGAAAGTCAACTAAAACTAATTCGTTCTTTGGAACAGGAACAACTATGGCAAGCTTTCGCCAGTTTGTTAGACTTATTGGAAATAATGGCGGTTGATTTAAATCACCGCATATTGCTGATTTTAGAAAGTTTTCCCCATATTCGTTCTTGGGATCGTCATGGTTTATGGGAAACTACATTTAGGAAAGAAGTTAAGGCTTATCCTCATGTTAGCTATGTACTAATAGCCACCATTGCTGAGTCTAGCCAACATTCAGATGATACTAATTATCCCCTAGAAACTATCCAATTAGCCCCTTTAGCTAAGGATATTTTAGCCTTGTGGGCGAGGGAAATTTTACATACGCAAGGTTTCACCTTTGACTGTCATAGTCAAGCCTTACAGCTATTTCTAGAGGCGGTACAGGGACATATTGGCGATGGGATGGCGATTATTCGGCGGTTATCTGCGTCCCGTTGTGCAGATGGTTTAATTCGGGAGGAAGATGTTCAAAAGGCTATTGCAGGATTATTGAGAGATTTATCTATGACTTATGAATCTTTGCTGATGTTGTTACCTGCAAATCAGGTACATTTATTGGAATCTTTGGCTATTGATCCTACTGATAAACCCCAGAGTAAGGAGTATATTCAAAAGCATGGACTTTCACGGGGTGGGAGTCTGCAAGGTGCGTTAACTGGGTTACAGCATAAGGGTTTGATTTATGATGCTGAACATGGTTATCGTTTAGCTATGCCTTTGTTGGCTTTATGGTTGCGGGAACGGTTGAGTTAA
- a CDS encoding DUF29 family protein, with protein sequence MNRILADSPSLKSYLEEAFLLSYQDGINLAVKETNLPYETFPENCHYEITQILEPEFLPEL encoded by the coding sequence ATCAACCGAATATTAGCAGATAGTCCCAGCTTAAAATCCTATTTAGAAGAAGCCTTTTTATTAAGTTATCAAGATGGAATTAACTTAGCAGTCAAAGAAACAAACCTCCCCTATGAAACCTTTCCAGAAAATTGTCATTATGAAATCACACAAATATTAGAACCTGAATTCTTACCAGAATTGTAA